One genomic segment of Photobacterium sp. DA100 includes these proteins:
- a CDS encoding DUF1315 family protein has product MDIETVLNAMTPEVYQRLSTAVEIGKWPDGTPLTHDQRDSAMQAVMLYQSRHNSKAAHMTVEKGGELKFKSKAELKKEFAGEEPAAAVTADDIARFEHDQL; this is encoded by the coding sequence ATGGATATAGAAACGGTGCTCAACGCCATGACCCCTGAAGTTTACCAGCGGCTTTCAACCGCGGTTGAAATTGGCAAGTGGCCAGATGGAACGCCTTTGACCCATGATCAACGCGATTCGGCTATGCAGGCTGTGATGCTCTATCAGTCTCGTCATAATTCGAAAGCGGCCCATATGACTGTCGAGAAAGGCGGCGAACTCAAATTTAAGTCCAAGGCGGAACTGAAAAAAGAGTTTGCAGGCGAGGAGCCTGCAGCAGCGGTGACCGCCGATGATATAGCCCGATTTGAGCATGATCAGCTATAA
- the msrB gene encoding peptide-methionine (R)-S-oxide reductase MsrB: MSVKSESYWREKLTEEQYHICREQGTEAPFSGKLLHNRETGIYSCTCCQAPLFHSGSKYDSGCGWPSFDAPIARDAIRYLDDHSHGMHRIEIRCAQCDSHLGHVFPDGPKTTGERYCVNSVSLLFNNEGADSEH; this comes from the coding sequence ATGTCAGTAAAATCAGAATCTTATTGGCGTGAGAAGCTGACAGAAGAACAGTATCACATCTGTCGGGAGCAGGGGACCGAGGCTCCTTTTTCCGGTAAGTTGCTCCATAACCGCGAAACCGGTATTTATAGCTGTACCTGTTGCCAGGCACCATTATTCCATTCGGGCAGCAAATACGACTCAGGCTGCGGCTGGCCAAGTTTTGATGCGCCAATCGCTCGCGACGCGATTCGCTACCTCGACGATCACAGCCATGGTATGCACCGAATCGAGATCCGCTGTGCCCAGTGTGACAGCCACCTTGGCCATGTTTTCCCGGACGGCCCGAAAACCACCGGGGAAAGGTACTGTGTTAACTCAGTATCCCTGTTGTTTAATAATGAGGGTGCTGATAGCGAGCACTAG
- the gap gene encoding type I glyceraldehyde-3-phosphate dehydrogenase yields the protein MTIKVGINGFGRIGRFVFRASVERNDIEVVGINDLIDVEYMAYMLKYDSTHGRFNGTVEVEGGNLIVNGKTVRVTAERNPADLKWDEIGVDVVAEATGIFLTDETARQHITAGAKKVVLTGPSKDATPMIVMGVNQDTYAGQDIVSNASCTTNCLAPIAKVLNDKFGIESGLMTTVHATTATQKTVDGPSAKDWRGGRGASQNIIPSSTGAAKAVGVVLPELNGKLTGMAFRVPTANVSVVDLTVNLKTGASYEAICAAMKEASEGELKGVLGYTEDQVVSQDFIGEVQTSVFDAKAGIALTDNFVKVVSWYDNEIGYSNKVLDLIAHISK from the coding sequence ATGACTATCAAAGTAGGTATTAACGGTTTTGGCCGTATTGGACGTTTTGTTTTCCGTGCTTCTGTAGAGCGTAACGACATCGAAGTTGTTGGTATCAACGACCTAATCGACGTTGAGTACATGGCTTACATGCTTAAGTACGATTCAACTCACGGCCGCTTCAACGGTACTGTTGAAGTAGAAGGTGGCAACCTAATCGTTAACGGCAAAACAGTTCGCGTAACTGCAGAGCGTAACCCAGCGGACCTTAAGTGGGACGAAATCGGTGTTGACGTTGTTGCTGAAGCAACAGGTATCTTCCTAACTGACGAGACTGCTCGTCAGCACATCACAGCTGGTGCGAAGAAAGTTGTTCTAACTGGTCCATCTAAAGATGCGACTCCAATGATCGTTATGGGTGTTAACCAAGACACTTACGCTGGTCAGGACATCGTTTCTAACGCTTCTTGTACTACAAACTGCCTAGCGCCAATCGCTAAAGTTCTTAACGACAAGTTCGGCATCGAGTCTGGTCTGATGACTACTGTTCACGCTACTACAGCTACTCAGAAGACTGTTGACGGTCCTTCTGCTAAAGACTGGCGTGGTGGTCGTGGTGCTTCTCAGAACATCATCCCATCTTCAACTGGTGCTGCTAAAGCTGTAGGCGTTGTTCTTCCAGAACTAAACGGCAAACTAACTGGTATGGCTTTCCGTGTACCAACTGCTAACGTTTCTGTAGTTGACCTAACAGTTAACCTAAAAACTGGCGCATCTTACGAAGCTATCTGTGCAGCAATGAAAGAAGCTTCTGAAGGCGAGCTGAAAGGTGTTCTAGGTTACACTGAAGACCAGGTTGTATCTCAGGACTTCATCGGTGAAGTACAGACTTCTGTATTCGATGCTAAAGCTGGTATCGCTCTAACTGATAACTTCGTTAAAGTTGTATCTTGGTACGACAACGAAATCGGTTACTCAAACAAAGTTCTAGACCTAATCGCTCACATCTCTAAGTAA
- a CDS encoding DUF2989 domain-containing protein: MRKTIPKLTLLLASVILVSGCFERHRSTDSLCEAEPQLCADTNLNDGQCRLQRVNLIWQRYEVQKDPSDKEKFKELQYTYDYQKCLEYAARIEPTELKERKTHRTQAMLSAYASIKRLNLELADSNDPEILYFRWSQGDRDALRKFLRLEGTPEMETPEMQLALATFYTTKDQEKTIQLLKHSLELYPRKPKIKPEIIQGLATLSHQNGANEHAYLWAKVGGKLAIPVASQEKLNAFYPMSDERRSELNEQAERIAQALSDGRFLASMAD, from the coding sequence ATGAGAAAAACAATACCAAAACTTACCCTTCTGTTGGCCAGCGTCATCCTCGTCAGCGGTTGCTTCGAGCGCCACCGCTCTACCGACAGCTTGTGTGAGGCCGAGCCCCAACTCTGCGCCGATACCAACCTCAATGACGGCCAATGCCGGCTGCAGCGGGTAAACTTGATTTGGCAACGTTACGAAGTGCAGAAAGATCCCAGCGACAAAGAAAAGTTCAAAGAGCTGCAATATACCTACGATTATCAGAAATGCCTGGAGTATGCCGCCCGTATCGAACCTACCGAATTGAAAGAGCGCAAAACCCACCGTACCCAAGCCATGCTCAGTGCCTACGCTTCCATCAAGCGACTCAACCTTGAGCTCGCCGACTCAAATGATCCCGAGATCCTGTATTTCCGCTGGAGCCAAGGCGACAGAGATGCACTGCGGAAATTCTTGAGGCTCGAAGGCACGCCTGAAATGGAAACACCGGAGATGCAGCTGGCCCTGGCCACCTTTTACACCACCAAAGATCAGGAGAAAACAATCCAGCTGCTCAAGCACTCTCTTGAGCTCTATCCGCGCAAACCGAAGATAAAACCAGAAATCATTCAAGGCCTGGCAACGCTGTCCCACCAAAACGGGGCGAATGAGCATGCCTACCTGTGGGCCAAAGTCGGGGGTAAATTAGCTATACCGGTCGCCAGCCAGGAGAAGCTCAATGCCTTCTACCCTATGAGCGACGAGCGTCGCAGTGAATTGAATGAGCAGGCAGAGCGGATTGCCCAGGCACTCAGTGATGGCAGGTTCCTCGCTAGCATGGCGGATTAA
- a CDS encoding D-hexose-6-phosphate mutarotase, with amino-acid sequence MDFNTLPTVAALSDAVTICEYQGIKIVRINHAQAEAGISLHGGHLVWFKPKGEDDVIWLSEKAEFDVAKAIRGGIPVCWPWFGKAAAPSHGFARNSEWVLHEHRENDNGVIVALTLSDSDETRAVWPHKFSNMLTFEIGTSLNVSLTSTNTDDSAWSYSGALHTYFNVESIRETTISQMGSQYQDSTQSGQICQGGEQLSFNGEVDRVYTQPESTVMIHDGNRRQIAVTNSGHNAAVIWNPWQALSESMADMADDSFETMVCVESTIHNSQSITLAPGESHTLTTQIQVKR; translated from the coding sequence ATGGATTTCAATACTCTTCCAACAGTGGCGGCCTTATCCGATGCTGTCACTATCTGTGAATACCAAGGGATCAAGATTGTACGGATCAACCATGCACAGGCCGAAGCGGGTATTTCCCTGCATGGTGGCCATCTTGTTTGGTTCAAGCCTAAAGGTGAGGATGATGTAATTTGGCTGAGCGAAAAAGCCGAGTTTGATGTCGCTAAAGCGATCCGTGGCGGCATCCCAGTATGCTGGCCGTGGTTTGGCAAGGCTGCCGCCCCTTCGCACGGTTTCGCCCGTAACAGCGAGTGGGTACTTCACGAGCACCGCGAAAACGACAATGGCGTTATCGTCGCCCTGACCCTATCCGACTCCGATGAGACCCGCGCGGTTTGGCCGCACAAGTTCAGCAATATGCTAACCTTCGAAATTGGCACCAGCCTGAATGTCTCACTGACCTCCACCAATACAGACGACAGCGCGTGGAGCTACTCCGGCGCGCTTCATACTTATTTCAATGTAGAAAGCATCCGCGAGACGACAATCTCCCAGATGGGCAGCCAGTACCAAGACAGCACCCAGTCAGGTCAGATCTGCCAGGGCGGCGAACAGCTCTCCTTTAACGGCGAAGTCGACCGTGTTTACACCCAGCCAGAATCAACGGTGATGATCCACGACGGCAACCGCCGCCAGATAGCAGTCACCAATAGCGGCCACAATGCTGCAGTGATCTGGAACCCATGGCAGGCACTGTCTGAAAGCATGGCAGATATGGCCGACGACAGCTTTGAAACCATGGTGTGTGTAGAGTCGACCATCCACAACAGCCAGAGCATCACACTGGCACCGGGTGAATCACATACCCTCACCACCCAGATCCAGGTCAAGCGCTAG
- a CDS encoding NAD(P)H nitroreductase, translating to MDALTLLLNRRSLPKMVAPAPEGEALEAIFRAGLRAPDHAGLTPWRFIVSQGEGLQKLADILVEAANSEGADDAAIEKAGRAPFRAPMVITVVAKVAEHGKVPVIEQYLSAGCAVQAMQLAAIAQGYAGFWRTGKWAYHPVVRQALGVGDDNMIVGFLYLGTPGCRDAKPPVRDLTQFVEYL from the coding sequence ATGGACGCACTTACCTTATTACTAAACCGCCGCTCGCTGCCCAAGATGGTCGCGCCGGCGCCCGAGGGCGAGGCGCTGGAAGCGATCTTCCGGGCGGGCCTGCGGGCACCGGATCATGCGGGCCTGACTCCCTGGCGGTTTATTGTGTCCCAAGGGGAAGGCTTACAGAAGCTCGCAGATATTTTGGTCGAGGCGGCAAACAGTGAGGGTGCTGATGATGCGGCGATCGAGAAAGCGGGCAGAGCTCCCTTTCGGGCTCCGATGGTGATAACGGTGGTCGCCAAGGTCGCCGAGCACGGCAAGGTGCCGGTGATAGAACAGTACCTGTCGGCGGGCTGTGCGGTGCAGGCCATGCAACTGGCGGCCATCGCCCAGGGCTATGCCGGCTTTTGGCGTACTGGTAAGTGGGCGTATCACCCCGTGGTCCGTCAGGCCCTGGGGGTGGGGGACGATAATATGATTGTCGGCTTTTTGTATCTGGGGACCCCCGGTTGCCGGGATGCCAAACCACCTGTTCGGGATCTGACTCAATTCGTCGAGTACCTGTAA
- a CDS encoding NADPH-dependent 2,4-dienoyl-CoA reductase, translated as MDDKSYPHLLAPLELGFTQLRNRVLMGSMHTGLEESRDGFKKLAAFYAARAKGGVGLIVTGGFSPNFRGRLHPLSAEFSSGRAARAHRVITDAVHEEGGKIALQLLHAGRYAMHPFAVSASAIKAPISKFTPKEMSPRQIKKTIEAFARSAELAREAGYDGVELMGSEGYLINQFICKRSNHRYDEWGGSYENRMRFPIELVKAVRARVGRDFIIVFRLSMLDLVEQGSTHDEVVQLAKRLELAGVTILNTGIGWHEARIPTIATQVPRAAFAWVTEKLKSEISIPLVTCNRINTPQVAEDILASNQADMVSMARPFLADPDFVVKAEQDRADDINTCIGCNQACLDHVFVGKRASCLVNPQACYETELVLSPSASQRKIAIVGAGPAGMATAVAAAERGFKVDLFEKNDYLGGQFNLAMQIPGKEEFKETIRYFTRRLEQTGVNVKLGHAVSADELGGYDEVIVATGVQPRRPPIPGIEHEKVIDYQTLIRDKVELGQRVAVIGAGGIGVDVSTMLTEPDHQSLDDWLKDWGIDKSIEHAGGLYPHEEYVSQRQVWLMQRRPGKMGKGPGKTTGWIHKKVLEKRGVELLSGVSYDKIDDLGLHITVEGQSRVLDVDHVVLCAGQTSVDELSEALRAKNINVHVIGGADVAGEVDAKRVIRQGVELAAKL; from the coding sequence ATGGACGATAAATCTTACCCTCATCTGTTAGCGCCGCTAGAACTTGGTTTCACTCAATTACGTAATCGTGTGTTGATGGGATCGATGCATACCGGGCTGGAAGAATCCCGCGATGGATTCAAAAAACTTGCTGCCTTTTATGCAGCCCGAGCCAAGGGCGGCGTTGGCCTGATTGTCACCGGCGGTTTCTCGCCGAACTTTCGCGGTCGCCTCCATCCGCTCAGTGCCGAGTTTAGCTCGGGACGTGCGGCTCGAGCGCACCGGGTGATTACCGATGCGGTGCATGAGGAGGGGGGGAAGATTGCTCTGCAGCTGCTCCATGCCGGCCGTTATGCCATGCATCCTTTTGCGGTCAGTGCCTCGGCTATCAAGGCGCCTATCTCCAAATTTACCCCCAAGGAAATGAGCCCCCGACAAATCAAGAAAACGATCGAGGCCTTTGCCCGCAGCGCTGAGCTAGCCAGAGAGGCAGGCTACGACGGTGTGGAGCTGATGGGATCGGAAGGTTATTTGATCAACCAGTTTATCTGTAAGCGCTCGAACCATCGATACGATGAGTGGGGCGGCAGTTATGAAAACCGGATGCGCTTCCCCATCGAGCTGGTCAAGGCGGTTCGTGCCCGGGTAGGGCGGGATTTCATTATTGTTTTCCGCCTGTCGATGCTTGATCTGGTTGAGCAGGGCAGTACACATGACGAGGTGGTTCAGCTGGCTAAAAGGCTTGAGTTGGCAGGGGTGACTATCCTCAATACCGGTATCGGCTGGCACGAGGCAAGGATCCCTACCATTGCCACTCAGGTGCCAAGGGCGGCCTTTGCCTGGGTGACCGAAAAGCTCAAGTCTGAGATTTCCATTCCGTTGGTGACTTGTAACCGTATCAATACCCCGCAGGTTGCCGAAGACATTCTGGCCAGTAACCAAGCCGATATGGTGTCGATGGCGAGGCCGTTTTTGGCTGACCCGGATTTTGTGGTGAAAGCCGAGCAGGATCGGGCGGATGACATCAACACCTGTATTGGTTGTAACCAGGCTTGCTTGGATCATGTGTTTGTCGGCAAGCGAGCGAGCTGTCTGGTGAATCCGCAGGCGTGTTACGAGACAGAGCTGGTATTGTCGCCATCAGCCAGCCAACGCAAGATTGCCATTGTAGGGGCGGGTCCAGCCGGTATGGCAACGGCCGTTGCAGCGGCCGAGCGTGGCTTTAAGGTGGATCTTTTTGAGAAGAACGATTATCTCGGTGGCCAATTCAACCTGGCAATGCAAATTCCGGGCAAGGAGGAGTTCAAAGAGACGATTCGTTACTTTACCCGCCGCCTGGAGCAGACCGGGGTCAATGTGAAGCTTGGCCACGCCGTCTCGGCCGACGAGCTCGGCGGATACGACGAAGTGATTGTTGCGACCGGTGTCCAGCCACGACGTCCGCCGATCCCGGGTATCGAGCATGAGAAAGTGATTGATTACCAGACGCTGATCCGCGACAAGGTCGAGCTGGGCCAGCGTGTTGCTGTCATCGGTGCCGGAGGGATCGGGGTCGATGTGTCCACAATGTTGACCGAGCCCGACCACCAGAGCCTGGATGATTGGCTTAAGGATTGGGGGATCGACAAGTCGATTGAGCATGCTGGCGGCCTGTATCCGCATGAAGAATATGTCAGCCAGCGTCAGGTTTGGCTGATGCAGCGCCGTCCGGGCAAGATGGGTAAAGGGCCGGGCAAGACCACGGGCTGGATCCACAAGAAAGTGTTGGAGAAGCGCGGAGTCGAGCTGCTCAGCGGAGTCAGCTACGACAAGATTGATGATCTCGGATTGCATATCACGGTCGAAGGCCAGTCGCGGGTGCTGGATGTCGATCATGTAGTCCTGTGCGCGGGGCAAACTTCGGTGGATGAGCTATCCGAAGCGCTCCGGGCCAAAAACATCAATGTCCATGTTATCGGTGGGGCCGATGTCGCCGGGGAGGTCGATGCCAAGCGGGTGATCCGCCAAGGGGTTGAGCTGGCGGCGAAGTTGTAG
- a CDS encoding glutathione S-transferase family protein: MILHGSSISPFVRKIMLALAYKGINYELQPLNPYFEKELAQKRHPLGKVPVLEVDQHSIIDSTVIAHYLDDQYPVPPLYPGDPLTRAKIRWLEEYADTRLTSLIGGVLFYQKILRGKMLEKDVDEEAVEQCLEHHLPRAIQYLEEQLPEQGYIGDHLSMAEISLWSVLRSGWMAGLRFSHYPHLDRYLARIEQEPWVANLVGEEDHELSGFYCPPVVLGTIK, encoded by the coding sequence ATGATCCTACATGGTTCCTCGATTTCACCATTTGTCAGAAAAATCATGCTGGCCCTTGCCTACAAAGGGATCAACTACGAGCTTCAGCCCCTCAACCCCTACTTTGAAAAGGAGCTGGCTCAAAAGCGCCATCCGCTCGGTAAAGTGCCTGTGCTGGAGGTCGACCAGCACAGCATTATCGACTCCACGGTCATAGCCCATTACCTTGATGACCAATATCCCGTCCCCCCGTTATATCCCGGCGACCCGCTCACCCGGGCGAAAATCCGCTGGCTGGAAGAGTATGCCGATACCCGGCTCACATCGCTCATTGGCGGCGTATTGTTCTACCAGAAAATCCTGAGGGGCAAAATGCTCGAAAAAGACGTCGATGAAGAAGCCGTCGAGCAGTGCCTCGAGCACCACCTGCCTCGGGCCATACAGTACCTTGAAGAGCAGTTGCCCGAGCAGGGCTATATCGGCGACCACCTTTCGATGGCAGAAATAAGCTTGTGGAGTGTGTTGCGAAGCGGTTGGATGGCTGGACTGAGGTTTTCCCACTACCCGCACCTCGACCGCTACCTTGCACGTATCGAACAAGAGCCCTGGGTCGCCAACCTGGTTGGAGAGGAAGACCACGAGCTGTCAGGTTTCTATTGCCCGCCCGTGGTACTCGGCACCATAAAATAA
- the selD gene encoding selenide, water dikinase SelD gives MENVRLTQYSHGAGCGCKISPQVLDTILRTQLAPFADPNLLVGNESKDDAAVYDLGNGTAVVSTTDFFMPIVDDPYDFGRIAATNAISDIYAMGGKPIMAIAILGWPVNVLAPEIAQQVIEGGRAVCREAGISLAGGHSIDAPEPIFGLAVTGIVDTDRVKRNNQAEAGCKLYLTKPLGIGVLTTAEKKSKLREEHRGLARDWMCQLNKPGADFANVAGVKAMTDVTGFGLMGHLNEICEGSGLKAKLEFAQVPSLPGVFDYIEQGCVPGGTGRNFASYGHRLGAMTEQQKALLCDPQTSGGLLLAVAPEFEQEVKALAQQHDIELNAIGELVTAQSEETVLIEIC, from the coding sequence ATGGAAAATGTTCGCCTTACTCAATACAGCCACGGAGCAGGATGTGGTTGTAAAATCTCCCCTCAAGTTCTTGATACTATTCTTCGAACGCAGCTCGCTCCGTTTGCCGATCCTAACCTGCTTGTAGGTAACGAAAGTAAAGATGATGCCGCGGTCTATGATCTTGGCAATGGTACCGCCGTCGTCAGCACCACTGACTTCTTCATGCCGATTGTCGATGATCCGTATGATTTTGGCCGTATCGCAGCAACAAACGCGATCAGTGATATCTATGCCATGGGCGGCAAGCCGATCATGGCTATTGCCATTCTGGGCTGGCCGGTCAACGTACTGGCTCCGGAAATTGCCCAGCAGGTGATTGAAGGCGGCCGTGCAGTATGCCGTGAAGCGGGTATTTCTCTGGCGGGTGGCCACTCGATTGATGCCCCAGAACCGATTTTCGGTTTGGCCGTGACGGGCATTGTGGATACAGACCGTGTTAAGCGAAACAACCAGGCCGAGGCTGGCTGCAAGCTCTACCTGACCAAGCCGCTAGGTATCGGGGTACTGACCACGGCAGAGAAAAAATCCAAATTGCGCGAAGAGCACCGCGGGCTGGCCCGCGACTGGATGTGCCAGCTGAACAAGCCGGGTGCTGACTTTGCCAACGTCGCAGGCGTAAAGGCGATGACTGATGTGACCGGCTTCGGCTTGATGGGCCACCTCAATGAAATCTGCGAGGGCAGCGGTCTGAAGGCGAAACTCGAGTTTGCCCAGGTACCGTCCCTGCCGGGCGTATTTGATTATATCGAGCAAGGGTGTGTTCCAGGTGGTACCGGGCGCAACTTCGCCAGCTATGGCCACCGCCTGGGGGCGATGACCGAGCAGCAAAAAGCGCTGCTGTGTGACCCTCAGACCTCAGGTGGCCTGCTGTTGGCGGTGGCACCTGAATTCGAGCAAGAAGTCAAAGCGCTGGCCCAGCAGCATGACATCGAGCTCAATGCCATCGGCGAGCTGGTGACCGCCCAGAGCGAAGAAACAGTACTGATTGAGATCTGCTAG
- the sppA gene encoding signal peptide peptidase SppA: MKMIFKGIGKIFRWIWKLISFTRQLIINLLFLIIIGALFFVFSESGKEPELPEQAALVLDLSGPIVEQRSYTSPLDSLTNSAFGNEQAQENVLFDIVETLRTAATDERITGLVLNLRDMQETNLTKLRYIAKALEEFKLSGKPVYAIGDHYKQSQYYLSSYADKIFMSPDGGVLLTGYGSYTLYYKSLFEKLNVNTHVFRVGTYKSFVEPYTLDGMSDEAREANTAWLNQLWGAYTSDVAGNRQIEARSLTPELDQFVAELKSVDGDFAKLSQKMGLIDELVSRPQLRQQLIDVFGENDDHSFNQISYYDYQPTVADTQLPSDSQIAVVVASGAIMDGSQQRGNVGGDTTAALLREARLDDKVKSVILRVDSPGGSAFASEVIRNEVDALKAAGKPVVVSMSSVAASGGYWISASADKIMAQPTTITGSIGIFAILTTFEKGLEKMGIYSDGVGTTPFSGVGVTRELPEGIAEIFQLGIENGYQRFIGLVSQYRDMTLEQADSVAQGRVWTGQDALALGLVDELGDFDDAVNSAAELAMLGDDYELRWMAKPLSTAEIFMQQFSSGAKVFFHQLVWGELPEAMQPVTKKVVTDLSTLGNFNDPKGQYAFCINCPDL, translated from the coding sequence ATGAAAATGATCTTTAAAGGAATTGGCAAAATTTTCCGTTGGATATGGAAACTGATCAGCTTTACCCGTCAGCTGATCATCAACTTACTCTTCCTCATTATCATTGGCGCGCTTTTCTTTGTCTTCAGCGAAAGCGGCAAGGAGCCAGAGCTACCGGAGCAAGCGGCGCTGGTCTTGGACCTTTCGGGGCCGATTGTCGAGCAGCGGAGCTATACCAGCCCACTCGATAGCCTGACCAACAGTGCGTTCGGCAACGAACAGGCACAGGAGAACGTGTTGTTCGATATTGTCGAGACCCTGCGCACTGCAGCGACCGACGAGCGTATCACCGGGTTAGTACTCAACCTGCGCGATATGCAAGAGACTAACCTGACCAAGCTGCGCTATATCGCTAAGGCCCTCGAGGAGTTCAAGCTATCCGGCAAGCCGGTCTACGCGATAGGCGATCACTACAAGCAGAGCCAGTACTACCTGTCGAGCTACGCCGATAAAATCTTCATGTCCCCGGATGGCGGTGTACTGCTGACGGGTTACGGCAGTTATACGCTGTACTACAAGAGCCTGTTCGAGAAGCTGAACGTCAACACCCATGTCTTCCGTGTCGGTACTTACAAGTCATTCGTCGAGCCGTATACCTTGGACGGTATGTCTGACGAAGCTCGCGAAGCCAACACCGCATGGCTAAACCAGCTGTGGGGGGCCTATACCTCTGATGTCGCTGGCAACCGCCAAATTGAAGCCCGTTCTCTGACGCCAGAGCTTGATCAGTTTGTCGCCGAGCTGAAAAGTGTCGACGGCGACTTTGCCAAGCTAAGCCAAAAGATGGGCTTGATCGATGAGCTGGTAAGCCGACCGCAACTTCGCCAACAGCTTATTGATGTGTTTGGTGAAAACGACGACCACAGCTTTAACCAGATCAGCTACTACGATTACCAGCCAACAGTCGCGGACACCCAGCTTCCGAGTGACAGCCAAATCGCGGTAGTGGTCGCAAGTGGGGCCATCATGGATGGCAGCCAGCAACGGGGCAATGTCGGCGGTGATACCACTGCCGCCCTGCTGCGCGAAGCTCGTCTGGACGACAAGGTAAAATCAGTGATCCTGCGCGTAGATAGCCCGGGGGGCAGTGCGTTTGCCTCGGAAGTGATCCGCAACGAAGTCGACGCTCTCAAGGCCGCCGGCAAGCCTGTGGTGGTGTCGATGTCGAGTGTTGCGGCATCTGGCGGTTACTGGATTTCCGCCTCTGCTGACAAGATCATGGCCCAGCCGACCACGATTACCGGTTCAATCGGCATCTTCGCGATCCTGACAACTTTCGAAAAAGGGCTAGAAAAGATGGGGATCTACAGTGATGGCGTTGGCACTACCCCATTCTCCGGTGTCGGTGTGACCCGAGAATTGCCAGAAGGCATCGCCGAAATCTTCCAGCTTGGGATCGAAAATGGCTACCAGCGTTTCATCGGCTTGGTTAGCCAATACCGCGATATGACGCTTGAGCAAGCCGACAGCGTTGCGCAGGGCAGGGTCTGGACCGGCCAAGATGCCCTGGCCCTCGGTCTGGTTGACGAGCTCGGTGACTTTGATGATGCAGTCAACAGCGCCGCCGAACTGGCCATGCTGGGCGATGACTACGAGCTTCGCTGGATGGCTAAACCGTTGAGTACTGCAGAGATATTCATGCAGCAATTCAGTTCTGGTGCCAAGGTCTTCTTCCACCAGCTGGTATGGGGGGAACTGCCGGAAGCTATGCAACCGGTCACCAAAAAAGTTGTAACAGACCTCTCTACCCTTGGTAACTTCAATGATCCAAAAGGGCAATATGCCTTCTGTATAAACTGCCCGGATCTTTAA
- the ansA gene encoding asparaginase, which translates to MERKHIYIAYTGGTIGMQKSDHGYIPVAGFMEQQLESMPEFHRAEMPKFTIHEYDPLIDSSDMTPADWQRIADDIKANYDKYDGFVILHGTDTMAYTASALSFMFENLDKPVIVTGSQIPLAELRSDGQSNLLNSLHVAANYPINEVTVFFNNKLIRGNRSTKAHADGFGAFISPNLPPLLEAGINIQLNNVEIDKKPDGPFTVHNITPQPIGVITMYPGISPEVIRNTLRQPVNAMILLTFGVGNAPQNPELLEQLKEASDRGVIVMNLTQCLSGKVNMGGYATGCALADAGVLSGYDMTPEAALAKLHFLLSQDLPVETVRSMMQQDLRGELTL; encoded by the coding sequence ATGGAAAGAAAACACATTTACATCGCCTATACTGGCGGCACAATTGGCATGCAGAAGTCCGACCACGGCTATATCCCGGTTGCTGGCTTCATGGAGCAGCAGCTGGAAAGCATGCCAGAATTCCATCGTGCAGAAATGCCAAAGTTCACCATTCACGAATACGATCCCCTGATTGATTCGTCGGATATGACGCCAGCGGATTGGCAGCGCATTGCTGATGATATTAAAGCGAACTACGACAAGTACGACGGTTTTGTGATCCTGCATGGTACGGATACCATGGCATACACCGCATCGGCCCTGTCGTTCATGTTCGAAAACCTCGACAAACCAGTGATTGTGACCGGTTCGCAAATTCCCCTCGCGGAATTGCGCTCTGACGGCCAGAGCAACCTGCTCAACTCGCTGCACGTTGCGGCTAACTACCCGATCAATGAAGTCACTGTATTTTTCAACAACAAGCTGATCCGCGGTAACCGCAGTACCAAAGCCCACGCAGACGGATTCGGTGCCTTTATTTCACCTAACCTACCACCGCTGCTGGAAGCCGGTATCAACATCCAACTCAATAATGTTGAAATCGACAAGAAACCAGACGGGCCGTTCACGGTTCACAACATCACGCCACAGCCTATTGGCGTGATCACCATGTATCCGGGGATCTCGCCTGAAGTGATCCGCAATACCCTGCGCCAGCCAGTCAATGCCATGATCTTGCTGACCTTCGGTGTGGGTAATGCGCCGCAAAACCCGGAACTGCTAGAACAGCTCAAAGAGGCAAGCGACCGTGGTGTTATCGTCATGAACCTGACCCAATGCCTGTCGGGTAAGGTCAACATGGGCGGATATGCGACGGGCTGTGCCCTGGCTGACGCCGGGGTACTCAGCGGCTACGACATGACCCCGGAAGCCGCACTGGCCAAGCTTCACTTCCTGCTAAGCCAAGATCTACCGGTAGAAACCGTCCGTAGCATGATGCAACAGGATCTTCGCGGCGAACTGACACTCTAA